ATAGACATAATGGAGGTCAAAGCAGCGATATTGGGATTAAGAGAGATAAGCGAAAAAACACCTATAATATGCTCCTTAACCTTTACTGAAGGTAGTTCAACGGTAACTGGAACATCCCCATCTACGGGAGCGGTCACACTAAACTCCTGGAAGGTAGACATTCTCGGTGCCAACTGCGGTAATGATCCCTTCGTCTTTCCCGAGATAATAGGGGAAATGGCAGAATACACGGAGACCCCTATAATAGCTTATCCAAACGCGGGTCCCCCAGATAGATGGGATGAGGTCCCTCCAGAGAGATTCCTCGAGCTCGCCATTGATATATATAAAAGAGGAGCAAATATCCTTGGAGGATGCTGTGGCACGACTCCACTCCATATAAGGTTTCTATCGAGAGAGCTAAAGGGAAGAAAACCTGCTAAAAGACAGAAAAGGATAGGGATATTTTTCACAAGCAGATCCAAGCTTCTTACCTGCGATGGAAGCAGAACCATAATCATCGGAGAGAGAATCAATCCTACCAGTAGAAAAAAGCTCGCCAACGAACTTAAGGAAGGCAAACTCGAAACCCTGAAGAAAGATGCGATAGAGCAGGAGATAGCGGGAGCAGATCTCATTGACCTCAATGTAGGAGTAGCGGATGTAAATAGAAGAGAGCTTATGAAAAAAGCTACCATAGAGCTTCTAAAGATATTAAACGCCCCTATATCTTTTGATAGCGATGATCCTGAGGTAATAGAAGCCGGCTTAAGATTCTATCCCGGTAAGGCTCTTCTTAACTCAACGACTGCCAAGAAAGAATCCCTCAGAAGAACACTGCCAATTGCTAGAAAATATGGAGCTTCAATCATAGGACTTACGATAACGGAAGAAGGAATTCCAGAAACGATTACCGAAAGGCTTAAAGCGGCATACAGAATAATAGAGGAAGCTTCAAGCTATGGAATTCCCAAGGAAGAGGTAATAATAGACCCACTCACGCTTCCCGCAGGAAGTGCCAATCCGTCTATTACCTTAGAGGTCATAAGAAGACTATCGCAAGATGGAATAAGAACGGTTCTTGGCATATCTAACATATCTCACGGACTACCCTCAAGAGCGATCATAAATGCTTCCTTTCTCTCCATGGCCATAAATGCGGGACTCTCCTTCGCTATAATAAACCCCCTAAGAAATGAACTTATGGGAGCCATACTTGCATCCGATTTCCTCATCGGGAGAGATAAAAGGGGAGAAAGATTTATAAGCTTCTTTTCGCTGACAAAAGAAGAACCGAAGACGAAAGAGCAGGAGCTCACCCTAAAAGATCTCGTGATTAGAGGAGAAGCGGAAAGGGCTTCAAGAGAAGCAGAAAGGCTAATAAGAGAAAGAATCCAACCGTTTTCCCTAATAGAGGATCATGTAATACCTGCTTTGGAAGAGGTAGGAGATAGATACGAAAAGAAGATATTTTTCCTCCCACAGCTTATCGCATCTGCAGAGGCTGCGCAAGCAGTATTCGAGGTAGTCAGAAAAAACTCACCAAAGGCTGAGAAGAAAAAAGGCAGAATTTTAATGGCAACGGTAGAAGGAGATCTACATGACCTTGGAAAAAAGATAGTTGGACTCGTCCTTGAAAGCTTCGGTTATGAGATAATAGATTTGGGAAAGGATGTTCCGGCAGATAGGGTTCTAAAAGAAACCATCAGATTCAAGCCAGACATCGTTGGTTTGAGCTGTCTTATGACTACCATGCTTGAAAATATGAAGAAAACAG
The Synergistota bacterium genome window above contains:
- a CDS encoding homocysteine S-methyltransferase family protein codes for the protein MKLNLDRIMILDGAIGTEIYKRGLDPTAIPEELNLTNPEIVKDVHASYVDAGADIITTNTFGGNRIKLQSKGLEKKLYEINKKGAEIAKEASQGKALVAGSIGPLGRMIEPLGELSFEEAVEIFKEQGRALLDGGADLFLVETAIDIMEVKAAILGLREISEKTPIICSLTFTEGSSTVTGTSPSTGAVTLNSWKVDILGANCGNDPFVFPEIIGEMAEYTETPIIAYPNAGPPDRWDEVPPERFLELAIDIYKRGANILGGCCGTTPLHIRFLSRELKGRKPAKRQKRIGIFFTSRSKLLTCDGSRTIIIGERINPTSRKKLANELKEGKLETLKKDAIEQEIAGADLIDLNVGVADVNRRELMKKATIELLKILNAPISFDSDDPEVIEAGLRFYPGKALLNSTTAKKESLRRTLPIARKYGASIIGLTITEEGIPETITERLKAAYRIIEEASSYGIPKEEVIIDPLTLPAGSANPSITLEVIRRLSQDGIRTVLGISNISHGLPSRAIINASFLSMAINAGLSFAIINPLRNELMGAILASDFLIGRDKRGERFISFFSLTKEEPKTKEQELTLKDLVIRGEAERASREAERLIRERIQPFSLIEDHVIPALEEVGDRYEKKIFFLPQLIASAEAAQAVFEVVRKNSPKAEKKKGRILMATVEGDLHDLGKKIVGLVLESFGYEIIDLGKDVPADRVLKETIRFKPDIVGLSCLMTTMLENMKKTVRLLKENLPEVRVMLGGAAVNANFARRCGADAFSRDPFQAVELAKRWIDNEKGKRIHDLQGNAHARGIPRRGNGA